The Methylomicrobium agile genome has a segment encoding these proteins:
- a CDS encoding YebC/PmpR family DNA-binding transcriptional regulator translates to MGRAYQNRKVSMAKTAGAKTKLYSKYGREIYVRAKSGGGDPAGNLALRGLIERAKKDQVPAHVIEKAIDKARGGAGEDFAPARYEGFGPGGCMVIVDCLTDNPNRTFGDVRQCFTKTKCKIGTPGTVSHMFDHVAILALKHDDEDAVLDALLSADVDVADIENEDGKLTVFTPQGDYFKAKQALIDLLGEIDFEVDEIQFVPKGGTPIGGEDVATFEKFLDLLNDLDDVQNVYHDAEY, encoded by the coding sequence ATGGGTAGAGCTTATCAAAACCGTAAAGTGTCCATGGCCAAAACCGCCGGGGCCAAGACGAAGCTGTACAGCAAGTACGGCCGCGAAATTTATGTGCGCGCCAAGTCCGGGGGCGGCGACCCTGCCGGAAACCTAGCATTGCGGGGATTGATCGAACGGGCCAAGAAAGACCAGGTGCCTGCCCACGTGATCGAAAAAGCGATCGACAAGGCGAGAGGCGGCGCCGGAGAGGATTTCGCCCCCGCGCGCTACGAAGGCTTTGGCCCCGGCGGCTGCATGGTGATCGTCGACTGCCTGACCGACAACCCCAACCGAACCTTCGGCGACGTGCGCCAGTGCTTCACCAAAACGAAATGCAAGATCGGCACGCCCGGCACGGTCAGCCACATGTTCGACCATGTCGCGATTCTGGCGCTCAAGCACGACGACGAGGATGCGGTGCTCGACGCCTTGCTGTCCGCCGATGTGGATGTGGCCGACATCGAAAACGAGGACGGCAAACTGACCGTCTTCACCCCGCAGGGCGATTACTTCAAGGCCAAGCAAGCCTTGATCGATTTACTGGGCGAGATCGATTTCGAGGTCGACGAAATTCAGTTCGTGCCGAAAGGCGGCACGCCGATCGGCGGCGAGGATGTCGCGACGTTCGAAAAGTTTCTGGATTTGCTGAACGATCTGGATGACGTGCAGAACGTTTATCACGATGCCGAGTATTGA